One stretch of Plasmodium vivax chromosome 8, whole genome shotgun sequence DNA includes these proteins:
- a CDS encoding serine/threonine protein kinase 6, putative (encoded by transcript PVX_119575A) yields the protein MLQPLSAFNLKQNERSYEQEDFVVDKNPIGNGRTGLVFKAIIKKENEHVALKVMAKDTIVSLNIERQVLKEIIIQASLKHKNILQLIAYFEDRTRLFLILELANGGSIRNKMKADAHSLPEEQVALYVYQIADALAYLHKFNIIHRDLKPDNILLHHSEEHKGQQIYKYGMVKIADFGFSCQLKNKRQKRSTFCGTVDYMPPEIINQIPYDCNVDLWCLGIVIFELLVGFPPFTDDTQERIFSQIKELNFHFPKAISLQARDLILKLCSRTADERISAEEVKTHPWVKQFL from the exons ATGCTGCAACCGCTGAGCGCATTCAACCTAAAGCAAAACGAAAGGAGTTACGAGCAAGAAGATTTTGTAGTGGACAAGAACCCCATAGGCAATGGAAGAACGGGACTTGTTTTTAAGGCcatcataaaaaaagaaaacgagcATGTAGCTTTGAAGGTAATGGCGAAGGACACCATCGTTTCGCTCAACATCGAGAGGCAAGTCCTGAAGGAGATAATCATCCAGGCGAGTTTAAAgcataaaaacattttgcagTTAATAGCCTACTTTGAAGATAGAACCCGTTTGTTTTTGATTCTGGAGCTAGCCAATGGAGGATctataagaaataaaatgaaggcaGATGCACACTCACTGCCAGAAGAACAAGTAGCCTTGTATGTTTACCAAATTGCAGATGCATTGGCATACctacataaatttaatataattcataGGGACTTGAAGCCAGATAATATCCTATTGCACCACTCGGAGGAGCACAAGGGGCagcaaatatataaatacggGATGGTTAAAATTGCGGATTTTGGTTTTTCTTGCCAACTGAAAAACAAGAGACAGAAGAGGAGCACCTTCTGTGGGACGGTCGACTACATGCCTCCGGAAATCATCAACCAGATTCCCTACGACTGCAACGTGGACCTCTGGTGCCTCGGCATCGTCATCTTCGAGCTGCTCGtcggcttcccccccttcacgGACGACACGCAG GAGCGCATTTTCAGCCAAATCAAGGAGCTGAACTTCCACTTCCCCAAGGCAATTTCGTTGCAGGCAAGGGACCTCATTCTGAAG CTATGCAGTAGAACGGCGGACGAGCGCATCTCAGCCGAAGAGGTGAAGACCCACCCCTGGGTGAAGCAGTTCCTCTAG
- a CDS encoding hypothetical protein, conserved (encoded by transcript PVX_119570A) — translation MKPLHLLVLLILPLGSSGGGDSGGVVLPRDFEKDMSELDLSGLEGDIEGIDEVAHRDYYQYVTQLYVYVRVDGKYRTFRNHPQLIRLGEKYMTLLQNAMINVQLRRTGIGIFTCFYQDKAITENLVTYFLMQKEVDFLEVGFDRRFPEGRSAPIVDVDGRVTPQGHPHEEL, via the exons ATGAAGCCGCTGCACCTGCTCGTGCTGCTCATTTTGCCCCTTGGGAGTAGCGGCGGTGGTGACAGCGGGGGGGTGGTGCTCCCCCGCGACTTTGAGAAAGACATGAGCGAACTGGACTTGAGCGGCCTGGAGGGAGACATCGAAG GCATCGATGAAGTAGCTCACAGGGATTACTACCAATACGTGACGCAGCTGTACGTCTATGTGCGTGTGGACGGGAAATAC aggaCCTTCCGAAATCACCCGCAGCTGATCCGCCTCGGGGAGAAGTACATGACTCTCCTGCAAAACGCAATGATTAACGTCCAGCTGAGGAGAACGGGAATTGGGATCTTCACCTGCTTCTACCAGGACAAAG ccaTCACGGAAAACCTAGTTACGTACTTCCTAATGCAGAAGGAGGTGGACTTCTTGGAAGTTGGCTTCGATAGGCGCTTCCCAG AGGGGAGATCCGCGCCCATTGTTGACGTGGACGGGAGGGTAACACCGCAGGGGCACCCCCACGAGGAGTTATAG
- a CDS encoding dual-specificity protein phosphatase, putative (encoded by transcript PVX_119565A) — MIVKVFDHIYISNVYNANDIYHLINLNIGGVLTCFRCMSIEWCHHDPKENRKVFYKDKFLSCKGEFLRDPGGRDSPLPLCHGGLAAGKGSQLASKLIPSSGSAGEKPPEGGDTSSDGATEHSEGDLFAKPYAHYDYVIYPLEIVKKKISKETIDDYVKAMVQLKDDVEVNCVPVVGSEASASADEEVGKYQGDVVDASQSSGGEESRARRRSSSLADEQTVPDRTTHRYGSSNSSGNGAKEGVSRSAEHLNVASQHDGGVPPVPSAISPGDPSVTSPGDPPEMTPLKGLPTQRTTQTVCELNQILRDGKNKNVPSSNIYQMKHMYLDILDTFDENILKHVDQAHAFIDDVIRSDKNVLVHCMAGISRCSSIILSYISKKNGKGIAQNFAILKDRYPFAHPNEGFYRQLLLYERMNYTLDGRSEYHRAYEEITRDRGALERLKCLNLKNEPDATYKFRCKLCRFTLFNDNDVIQHQLDKFKIKKKYGHSCTSIFIEKKEWLLTEQKMKGVLTCPNRSCSAKLGKWSWTGICCSCGYLQTPAFMINASNVDRMKINPD, encoded by the exons ATGATCGTGAAGGTGTTCGACCACATCTACATCAGCAACGTGTATAATGCAAACGACATTTACCACCTGATCAATTTAAACATCGGGGGGGTCCTGACGTGCTTCCGGTGCATGAGCATCGAGTGGTGCCACCACGACCCCAAGGAGAACCGAAAGGTTTTCTATAAAGATAAGTTCCTAAGCTGCAAGGGGGAGTTCTTGAGGGACCCCGGGGGGAGGGACTCCCCTTTGCCACTATGCCACGGCGGTTTAGCAGCGGGAAAGGGGTCCCAGTTGGCCTCAAAATTGATCCCGTCTAGCGGCAGTGCAGGGGAGAAACCCCCCGAGGGAGGAGACACCTCTTCAGATGGTGCAACGGAACACAGCGAGGGGGACCTCTTTGCAAAACCATATGCACACTACGATTATGTGATTTACCCCCTCGAAATtgttaagaagaaaatttccaaGGAGACCATCGATGACTACGTAAAAGCGATGGTGCAGTTGAAGGACGACGTGGAGGTGAATTGCGTCCCCGTGGTGGGGAGCGAAGCGTCAGCATCGGCAGACGAGGAGGTGGGGAAGTACCAAGGTGACGTGGTAGACGCGTCGCAGAGCAGCGGGGGAGAGGAGAGCCGAGCGAGACGGAGAAGCAGCAGCTTGGCAGACGAGCAAACTGTGCCGGACAGGACCACTCACAGGTATGGCAGTAGTAATAGTAGTGGAAATGGTGCGAAGGAGGGGGTCTCCAGAAGTGCCGAACATTTAAACGTGGCTAGCCAACATGATGGGGGGGTGCCCCCTGTCCCCTCTGCTATTTCTCCTGGTGACCCCTCTGTTACTTCTCCGGGTGACCCCCCCGAGATGACCCCCCTGAAGGGACTGCCAACGCAGCGAACCACTCAGACGGTGTGCGAATTGAACCAAATCCTGAGGGAtggaaagaataaaaacGTGCCGTCTAGTAATATTTACCAAATGAAACACATGTATTTGGATATCCTAGATACTTTTGATGAGAATATCCTGAAGCATGTAGACCAGGCACATGCCTTCATCGATGACGTGATTAGGAGCGACAAGAATGTGCTGGTGCATTGCATGGCGGGGATTTCACGCTGCTCTTCTATTATCCTCTCCTACATTTCGAAGAAGAATGGAAAGGGTATTGCCCAGAACTTTGCCATTCTAAAGGACCGCTACCCGTTCGCCCACCCAAACGAAGGCTTCTACAGGCAGCTGCTGCTCTACGAGCGGATGAACTACACCTTAGAT ggacgCAGCGAATACCACCGCGCCTATGAAGAGATAACGCGCGACCGGGGTGCCCTGGAGCGGCTGAAGTGCCTGAACCTTAAAAATGAGCCGGACGCGACGTACAAGTTTAGATGCAA GCTCTGCAGGTTTACCCTCTTCAACGACAACGACGTCATTCAGCACCAGCTGGACAAATTCAAGATAAAGAAGAAG TACGGCCACTCATGCACAAGCATCTTCATCGAGAAGAAGGAGTGGCTCCTCACGGAGCAGAAAATGAAGGGCGTCTTGACGTGTCCAAACAGAAGT tgcAGCGCAAAACTAGGCAAGTGGTCCTGGACGGGGATCTGCTGCTCGTGTGGCTACTTACAAACTCCTGCCTTCATG ATAAACGCGTCCAACGTCGACCGCATGAAGATTAACCCCGACTGA
- a CDS encoding splicing factor 3B subunit 1, putative (encoded by transcript PVX_119560A), with translation MGAKRSEYDAGKREGGKKHNYGHEEMNGGTLGGAHGWGRLGGEVQYDLEIETHLEEEDSANRVGSGPVGTVAPVSGARRNHINVGTLKDEVVQNDLNNDHLDDEALGLVKDKSIKRRENEFQRRKYDYMLSPGRADPFGEKSPSPGERTYADVMMGINNESHKRKLASSASSSAAKGAAKEADAGGNRKMRWGVAEGDGAGRESGEVATSSRANEGVKKEQGKSKWDVLSEEESKSTSFGNMPTPAPAKWVDTPLVLNDGGAVKRKKISRWDKVGEGTTASAADGLAQSDLMKTPRVVAAGGVALGGMAAGGMAAGGATPGGLLKTPYLVPGSGNFVNTPYVVNQLGNAPAMFTPMMTPGVASLATDSIIRMKIKNEMEIRNRPLTDEDLDELLPSEGYEIVQPPEEYEAIRRNKLKAFFKTVASAAGTPLLVGSGATGVATSLQGDKTGEHPPGGLQTLYANNSRMDGTLLSGTPFYELPTATATQLKDAEGGGDAQTLLQSRQLEITNPQLLSELKYVQLKSEDFIYFSKLFQTVDESDLSQDELKERKLMILLLKIKNGTPSVRRTALRAITDKVKELGPETLFNLILPLMMHNTLEDQERHLLVKVIDRILFKLDDLVRPYVHKILVVIEPLLIDEDYYARVEGREIISNLAKAAGLATMIGIMRPDIDHPDEYVRNTTARAFAVVASALGIPSLILFLKAVCQSKKNWEARHTGIKIVQQIAILMGCAVLPHLRQLVSIVAHGLHDEQQKVKTITALAIAALAEAAAPYGIEAFDSVLRPLWKGITEHRGKVLAAFLKAIGLIIPLMDPYHASYYTREVMVILINEFNSPDEEMKKVVLKCVKQCIQTEGIERDYINQEVVNPFFEKFWVLRSSHDKRNLHLIVETTVEISNKIGGAVVIARIVDDLKDPSEQFRKMVMQTIQSIVNNQGVDDIDQTLEEQLIDGILYAFQEQASEDYYVLLNSFDAIVNKLQIRMKPYLPQIAGIIRWRLNTPLPKIRQQSAELIARIANLMHLCEEHQMLGHLALYLYEYLGEEYPEVLGNIIGALKSIVVVLGVQNMTPPIKDLLPRVTPILKNRHEKVQENVIDLIGIIADKGGDLVSPKEWDRICFDLIELLKSNKKLIRRATIQTFGYIARTIGPFEVLTVLLNNLRVQERQLRVCTTVAIAIVADTCLPYSVLAALMNEYRTQDLNVQNGVLKALSFMFEYIGEIAKDYVYAVVPLLEHALMDRDLVHRQIATWACKHLALGCFGLNREDALIHLLNYVWPNIFETSPHLIQAVIDSIDGFRVALGPAIIFQYLVQGIFHPSRKVREIYWKIYNNVYIGHQDSLVPVYPPFERLADSNFARDELRYTL, from the coding sequence ATGGGGGCGAAGCGCAGCGAGTACGATGCGGGGAAACGGGAGGGGGGCAAGAAGCACAACTACGGCCACGAAGAAATGAACGGAGGGACTCTCGGAGGGGCCCACGGATGGGGCCGCCTGGGCGGGGAAGTGCAGTACGACCTGGAGATAGAGACCcacctggaggaggaggactcgGCGAACCGGGTGGGAAGTGGCCCAGTCGGCACAGTCGCCCCTGTCAGCGGAGCCCGACGGAACCACATAAACGTGGGCACCCTGAAGGATGAAGTGGTGCAAAACGACCTGAACAATGACCACCTTGATGATGAAGCCCTCGGGTTGGTAAAAGATAAATCCAttaaaaggagagaaaatgAATTTCAGCGGAGGAAATACGACTACATGTTATCTCCTGGGAGGGCCGACCCCTTCGGAGAGAAGAGCCCCTCCCCCGGGGAGAGAACCTACGCAGATGTGATGATGGGTATTAACAATGAGAGCCACAAGAGGAAGCTCGCCAGTAGCGCTTCCAGCAGTGCTGCGAAGGGGGCTGCCAAGGAGGCTGACGCGGGGGGGAATAGAAAGATGAGGTGGGGGGTTGCGGAAGGCGACGGCGCGGGGAGGGAGTCTGGCGAGGTTGCCACGTCAAGCAGAGCAAAcgaaggggtaaaaaaggagcaggGCAAAAGTAAGTGGGACGTCTTATCCGAAGAGGAGAGCAAGTCCACCAGCTTTGGCAACATGCCTACGCCCGCCCCGGCCAAGTGGGTGGACACGCCGCTCGTCCTGAACGACGGGGGTGcagtgaagaggaagaaaatctCCAGGTGGGACAAAGTCGGCGAGGGGACCACCGCGTCGGCGGCGGATGGGCTCGCCCAGAGTGACCTGATGAAAACGCCCAGAGTGGTAGCCGCTGGAGGGGTGGCCCTTGGCGGGATGGCTGCTGGCGGGATGGCGGCTGGCGGGGCGACCCCCGGCGGCCTGCTCAAAACGCCCTACCTCGTGCCGGGAAGTGGCAACTTCGTCAACACGCCCTACGTGGTGAACCAGTTGGGCAACGCCCCGGCAATGTTCACGCCGATGATGACCCCGGGAGTGGCTTCCCTGGCTACGGACTCTATAATaagaatgaaaataaaaaacgaaatggagaTCCGAAACAGGCCTCTAACGGATGAGGACCTGGACGAGCTGCTCCCCTCCGAAGGGTATGAAATTGTGCAGCCCCCAGAGGAGTACGAGGCGATAAGGAGGAATAAGTTAAAAGCGTTTTTTAAGACCGTGGCGAGCGCGGCGGGGACTCCCCTTCTGGTGGGAAGTGGAGCCACTGGAGTGGCCACCTCTCTGCAGGGGGACAAAACGGGTGAGCACCCCCCAGGAGGGTTGCAAACCCTGTATGCAAATAACAGCAGGATGGATGGCACTCTGCTTAGCGGGACGCCCTTCTACGAACTCCCCACCGCGACGGCAACGCAGCTGAAGGacgcagaggggggaggggacgCACAGACTCTCCTACAGAGTAGACAGCTAGAAATTACCAACCCACAGTTGTTAAGCGAGTTAAAATATGTTCAGCTCAAAAGTGAAGACTTCATATACTTCAGTAAGCTCTTCCAAACAGTCGACGAGAGTGACCTATCCCAGGATGAGTtgaaggagaggaagctcATGATTCTTCTTCTGAAGATAAAGAATGGCACCCCTTCTGTTAGAAGGACAGCTCTCCGGGCCATCACAGATAAGGTGAAGGAACTAGGCCCAGAAACGCTATTCAATTTGATTCTCCCCCTAATGATGCATAATACATTGGAAGACCAGGAGAGACATCTCCTCGTGAAAGTGATCGACCGGATTCTGTTCAAACTGGATGACCTAGTCAGACCgtatgttcataaaattctGGTGGTCATCGAACCGTTGCTAATAGATGAGGATTACTACGCCCGAGTGGAGGGGAGAGAAATTATAAGTAACTTAGCCAAAGCAGCGGGGCTAGCCACGATGATTGGAATTATGAGGCCAGATATAGATCACCCGGATGAGTACGTTAGGAATACCACCGCAAGAGCGTTCGCTGTAGTCGCGTCGGCGCTGGGCATTCCCTCTTTGATTTTATTTCTGAAGGCTGTCTGTCAATCTAAGAAGAATTGGGAGGCCAGACACACAGGGATAAAGATTGTGCAGCAGATTGCCATCCTGATGGGTTGTGCTGTGTTGCCTCACCTGAGGCAGCTCGTTTCGATCGTAGCACATGGGTTGCATGACGAGCAGCAGAAGGTGAAGACCATCACTGCGCTCGCCATAGCCGCGTTAGCAGAAGCAGCGGCACCGTATGGAATTGAAGCGTTTGACTCGGTGCTGAGACCTCTTTGGAAGGGCATCACAGAACACAGGGGTAAAGTCTTGGCAGCGTTTTTAAAAGCCATCGGGTTGATCATCCCGCTGATGGACCCCTACCATGCGAGTTACTACACGAGGGAGGTGATGGTGATCCTCATAAATGAGTTCAACTCCCCAGAtgaggaaatgaaaaaagtggTTCTAAAGTGCGTCAAGCAGTGCATCCAAACGGAGGGCATCGAAAGGGATTACATCAACCAAGAAGTGGTGAACCCATTTTTTGAGAAATTTTGGGTTCTAAGAAGTAGCCATGATAAGCGGAATCTGCATCTGATAGTCGAAACGACGGTGGAGATTTCCAACAAAATAGGAGGAGCAGTGGTCATTGCGAGGATCGTGGACGACTTGAAGGACCCCTCTGAGCAGTTTAGGAAAATGGTCATGCAGACCATCCAGAGTATCGTAAACAACCAGGGGGTTGATGACATAGACCAGACGTTAGAGGAGCAGCTGATCGATGGGATTCTCTACGCCTTTCAGGAGCAGGCCTCGGAAGATTACTACGTTTTGCTGAACTCGTTTGACGCCATTGTGAATAAGCTGCAGATTCGGATGAAGCCGTATCTGCCCCAAATCGCGGGGATCATCCGGTGGAGACTGAATACGCCTCTTCCCAAAATTAGACAGCAGAGTGCAGAGCTCATCGCCAGAATTGCCAACCTGATGCACCTCTGTGAGGAGCACCAAATGTTGGGCCATCTAGCTCTCTACCTGTATGAGTACCTGGGGGAGGAGTACCCAGAAGTGTTAGGGAACATCATCGGCGCGTTGAAATCCATTGTAGTCGTTTTGGGCGTGCAGAACATGACTCCACCGATAAAGGACCTCCTCCCGAGGGTAactcccattttgaagaatcGTCATGAGAAGGTGCAAGAAAATGTCATCGACTTGATTGGCATCATTGCAGACAAAGGAGGAGACTTAGTCTCTCCCAAGGAATGGGACCGCATCTGCTTCGACCTAattgaattattaaaatCGAATAAGAAACTAATCAGGAGAGCAACTATCCAGACGTTTGGCTACATCGCCAGGACGATCGGACCCTTCGAAGTGTTAACAGTTCTACTGAACAATTTACGTGTCCAGGAGAGACAACTAAGAGTGTGCACCACCGTTGCCATCGCGATAGTCGCGGACACATGTCTCCCCTACTCCGTCCTAGCAGCTCTGATGAATGAATATAGAACGCAAGACCTCAATGTGCAGAATGGCGTGTTGAAAGCGCTCTCCTTTATGTTTGAGTACATCGGGGAGATAGCCAAGGATTACGTGTACGCAGTGGTGCCCCTACTGGAACACGCCCTCATGGACAGAGACCTAGTGCACAGACAGATTGCCACCTGGGCTTGCAAGCACTTAGCACTAGGCTGCTTTGGACTCAACAGAGAGGACGCACTCATCCATCTGCTCAACTACGTGTGgccaaatatttttgaaaccTCTCCCCATCTGATACAAGCCGTCATTGACTCCATCGATGGGTTCAGGGTGGCCCTCGGGCCAGCCATCATCTTCCAGTACCTCGTGCAGGGCATCTTCCACCCCTCCAGGAAGGTGCGCGAAATTTATTGGAAAATTTATAACAACGTTTATATCGGCCACCAGGACAGCCTCGTCCCGGTCTACCCCCCCTTCGAGCGCCTCGCCGACAGCAACTTCGCGCGCGACGAGCTGCGCTACACGCtgtga
- a CDS encoding hypothetical protein, conserved (encoded by transcript PVX_119555A; Apicoplast targeted protein. Curated by Stuart Ralph, Walter and Eliza Hall Institute of Medical Research, Australia.): MNAVGLLIGAAARSCCWAAPPGQRRHKSHLNSVSILQQFYNRLPIRKRYIKAIKKGTLVWDKGQVKIPPLKIEGYDPPKKCLSPLVKNRNNQYRGSFLNLRAHRVEFQD; the protein is encoded by the exons ATGAACGCGGTGGGGCTTTTAATCGGCGCAGCTGCCAGGAGCTGCTGCTGGGCGGCCCCCCCAGGGCAGAGGAGGCACAAGAGCCACCTCAACTCGGTCTCCATTTTGCAGCAATTTTACAACCGACTGCCCATTCGGAAGAGGTACATAAAGGCGATCAAGAAGGGCACGCTGGTCTGGGACAAGGGGCAG GTGAAAATCCCGCCGCTCAAAATCGAAGGGTACGACCCGCCCAAGAAGTGCCTCTCTCCGCTCGTCAAGAACAGGAACAACCAGTACCGCGGGAGCTTCCTGAATTTGAGGGCCCACCGGGTGGAGTTCCAGGACTGA
- a CDS encoding hypothetical protein, conserved (encoded by transcript PVX_119550A) — MRFFPIRYAKNCLLAQVARRVAVPEGFPHAIENTACDSVQESLHDPHHDTYEAYNSKFACGVRKDVFPYESLSNIEEGSHRDDRRGKAKLTDERQMAMEKELIFQNEVLRNVLKSSQDVKEMQRELFYVDERDFVPVIPPAQGQSAYSLRRDYPPRGGEAEDEAGGEAGDKPGDNLEGHPASQYGGRMTIRHGGDHQSAECSSPSGKGLKGPLEAKTNMHPPRIGEIKVNIDDIKKGLLSYYSNIYSLDHYDIEERINILKYGEKNISEHVQANCRYKKRELPRRPPFVRYNDELDTPNSVAHQSMLPEYYYAEGVGLSRDGRERSHLGSTHQMEETKAFQSEFDHVGQISELLSSLKNKCADANFKAQSLTSKFDRKYENPDSRFWLHDLVPMHLRKPALHNEDGIRSHLVVTYSQLYNEAMLNKKKIAALEKKLHILKLRANLPRGGYRMETRNAL; from the exons ATGCGTTTCTTCCCAATTCGCTATGCGAAAAATTGCCTACTCGCACAAGTTGCTCGGCGAGTTGCTGTCCCTGAGGGGTTTCCACAT GCCATCGAAAACACGGCCTGCGACAGCGTCCAGGAATCCCTACATGACCCACACCATGACACGTACGAAGCGTACAATTCAAAATTTGCATGCGGCGTCAGGAAAGACGTTTTCCCCTACGAAAGCTTGTCCAACATTGAAGAGGGTAGCCACCGCGACGATAGAcggggaaaagcaaagctGACCGACGAACGCCAGATGGCCATGGAGAAGGAgctcatttttcaaaacgaAGTGCTGCGGAATGTGCTCAAGAGCTCCCAAGACGTGAAGGAGATGCAGAGGGAGCTGTTCTACGTGGATGAGCGCGACTTCGTGCCGGTGATTCCCCCGGCGCAGGGGCAGAGCGCGTACTCCCTCAGGCGGGACTATCCCCCGCGGGgcggcgaagcggaggatgaagcggggggagaagcgggagacAAACCGGGGGACAACCTCGAAGGGCATCCCGCTTCCCAGTATGGCGGCCGTATGACCATACGGCATGGAGGAGACCACCAAAGCGCAGAGTGCAGCTCGCCCAGCGGTAAGGGGCTAAAAGGACCCCTCGAAGCGAAGACAAACATGCACCCCCCCAGGATAGGCGAAATCAAAGTGAACATAGATGACATAAAGAAAGGCCTACTGAGTTACTACTCCAACATTTATTCCTTGGATCACTACGATATAGAGGAACGAATTAACATATTGAAGTATGgtgagaaaaatatttctgaaCATGTTCAGGCGAATTGTCGCTACAAAAAGAGGGAGCTGCCCCGAAGGCCCCCTTTTGTGCGTTACAATGACGAGTTGGACACCCCTAATTCGGTTGCTCACCAGAGTATGTTGCCTGAGTATTACTACGCGGAGGGGGTTGGTCTCTCCAGGGATGGGAGGGAGAGGTCCCACTTGGGCAGCACCcaccaaatggaagaaacgAAGGCCTTCCAAAGTGAATTCGACCACGTCGGGCAGATCTCCGAGCTGCTCAGCAGCCTGAAGAACAAATGCGCCGACGCGAACTTCAAGGCGCAGAGCCTCACCTCCAAGTTTGACCGAAAGTACGAGAACCCGGACAGCCGCTTCTGGCTCCACGACTTGGTTCCCATG caCCTTAGAAAGCCGGCGCTCCACAACGAAGACGGAATCAGGAGCCACCTGGTGGTGACCTACTCCCAGCTGTACAACGAAGCAATGCtaaacaaaaagaagatcGCGGCGctggagaagaagctgcacaTACTGAAGCTACGGGCGAacctccccagggggggctACCGGATGGAGACGCGAAACGCGCTCTGA
- a CDS encoding WD domain, G-beta repeat domain containing protein (encoded by transcript PVX_119545A) yields the protein MSILCTISGQTPEEPVVSKTGYVFEKRLIEKHILNYGICPVSGEVLTLQDLYPLKNEQVVKPRPITASSIPGLLSILQTEWDAIISEMFTLRTHVNDIRNQLTHSLYQYDAATRVIAKLLKEKNDYKEEVKKLRNQILSIKSGNDLNEFEVGLSEDLLNEMQEVAKNLLMTRKKRNIEHVSSAEQWKEVTNTNEFDVHSAAIPGVTCLSLDINELKYSYYDDHKNHSFFSGGMDGNVYYVSLEQSKVLAKLQGHLKKVTAIVAHPKYSLCISGANDKTVRIWKGDVETNEFATAHVIAKHKDQITSLALHPMENYFVSSSKDNVWILNDLETSRSIKICKDTPSPFRQLAIHPDGIMLGIGCEDSNIHIFDMKSQEYKASLSGHTSHVSYISFSENGYYLASCSKDKTVKLWDLRKAQCFQTIDVEELPRSICFDFSGKYLSLAAGNDVHVFNFEAKTKAVLVNTLSAHTDAVTQTCFGSRTAYLLSSSMDKTVKVWS from the coding sequence ATGTCCATCCTGTGCACGATCAGCGGGCAGACGCCCGAGGAGCCCGTGGTGAGCAAAACGGGGTACGTCTTCGAAAAGCGGCTCATCGAAAAGCACATCCTCAACTACGGCATATGCCCGGTGAGCGGAGAGGTGCTAACGCTGCAGGATTTGTACCCTCTGAAGAATGAGCAGGTGGTGAAGCCGAGGCCCATCACGGCGAGCAGCATCCCAGGGCTGCTATCCATCCTGCAGACGGAATGGGACGCCATAATCTCGGAGATGTTCACCCTCAGGACGCACGTAAACGATATTAGAAACCAACTGACGCATAGTCTGTACCAGTACGACGCAGCAACGAGAGTGATCGCCAAGCTactgaaggagaaaaatgattacaaagaggaagtaaaaaaactGAGAAATCAAATCTTAAGCATCAAAAGTGGCAACGATTTGAACGAATTTGAAGTAGGGTTAAGTGAGGACCTACTGAATGAGATGCAGGAGGTTGCAAAAAATCTCTTGATGAccaggaagaagaggaacatAGAGCATGTTAGTTCAGCTGAGCAGTGGAAGGAGGTAACCAATACGAACGAATTTGATGTGCACTCAGCTGCCATCCCAGGAGTGACTTGTCTGTCCCTAGATATTAACGAATTGAAATACAGCTACTATGATGACCACAAGAAccacagttttttttccggaGGGATGGATGGCAATGTGTATTACGTTTCCTTAGAGCAAAGTAAAGTGCTCGCCAAGTTACAAGGGCACTTAAAGAAGGTGACTGCCATTGTGGCTCACCCGAAGTACTCCCTATGTATATCCGGAGCAAACGATAAAACAGTCCGCATATGGAAAGGGGATGTAGAGACCAATGAATTTGCCACCGCACATGTTATAGCAAAACATAAGGATCAAATAACCTCCTTGGCCCTCCACCCaatggaaaattattttgtgaGCTCTTCTAAAGATAACGTTTGGATTTTAAACGACTTGGAGACGTCTAGGAGTATCAAAATTTGCAAGGACACCCCTAGTCCGTTCAGACAGCTAGCCATTCACCCAGATGGGATTATGCTTGGGATCGGCTGCGAAGATTCTaacattcatatttttgatatGAAAAGCCAGGAGTACAAAGCTTCCCTTAGTGGCCACACGAGTCACGTCAGTTACATTTCGTTCAGTGAGAATGGGTACTACTTGGCATCCTGCTCAAAGGATAAGACGGTTAAGCTGTGGGACCTAAGAAAGGCACAGTGCTTTCAAACCATAGATGTGGAAGAACTCCCCAGGAGCATCTGCTTCGATTTCTCTGGGAAGTACCTTTCGCTCGCTGCTGGCAATGATGTGCACGTCTTCAACTTCGAGGCCAAGACCAAGGCCGTGCTCGTGAACACCCTCTCGGCGCACACGGACGCCGTCACGCAGACTTGCTTCGGCAGCCGCACGGCCTACCTCCTCTCCAGCTCGATGGACAAAACGGTCAAGGTGTGGAGTTAG